The sequence below is a genomic window from Acanthochromis polyacanthus isolate Apoly-LR-REF ecotype Palm Island chromosome 14, KAUST_Apoly_ChrSc, whole genome shotgun sequence.
GAGGTCTTTTTATATGATGGTTAACATAAGAGGAATTACTTAAGTAAATGAAATGCAGCACATTTATCAATAATTGCAAATAACACATCTCTTCGTTATCAACAGTACAAATAATTACAGATAAATTAGCTCACTTTGACTTGACAGAACAGCAATGTGAGATGTTTGGAAATTTCCTTCATTTTCAGTCCGTATATGATCGGATTGAGGAGAGGATTATAAATCACTATCTGCAGCGTCATTACAAAACGAGCGGTTTGTGAAAAGTCGGACTCCATTCTCACTATAATCAGGTCATAAATGAGCAAACAGCTGTAGTTGATTAAAACAAGCAGGTGAGGTAAACACGTCTGTGCAGCTTTTTTCTTGACTTCCCCACAACTCCAATAAACTACTACGAGTATCTTTGCGTATGTGAAAAGTATTAAAAGCATAGGAAGAAGTGTAACATTGAACATGACAGCTGCACCGTACATGAGTAACGCTCTTGAATTTGCACAGGGAAGACTTTGAACTGTGTTGTTACAGAAAATGCCTTTCAGAGTGAAGCTACAGAGTTTGAGATTTGCATTTCTCACAACTGGCACAGCGATGTGGCAAGCAGGAACCAGCCAGGCCAAAACCAGGAGCGTATTAACGGTCCTTCTTCCCATGATAGTTGGATACTGCAGAGGTTTACATATAGACACGTATCTGTCAAAGGCCATGGCTGACAACAGTAAGAACTCAGTGCAGGctgaaacataaaagaaaaacacctgaaagaGACAAGCTCGGTACGAgattgtctgtttttcagacagaaagtccatcaaaagtttggggtaaaTCACGGTGCTGAAAAAAACAGAGTTCAGCAACAGAGCAGCGATGAATACGTACATTGGCTTGTGGAGACTTCTGTGAATCACAATAAGACACACGATAGTGGAATTGCTGCAGATGATGAGAATATACATTGTAAACATGATGGTAAAGTAAAGATACCTGTATTTGTCTATTTCCACATGACCACCGAAAGTTAAACATGTTGCATTAGGTTCAGTGTTCATGCAGACTGTCAAATATTAAAGACAGCTAAcataaataaacagagaaaaggTATGCTACTCAACTGTCTCGTTGGTTTACAGATGTCTAACTTTGAACTGCCCTCTGTGTGTTGATCTCAGAGAATGAACTGTGTGAGTCAGTACAGATATCTATAAGAACTTCATCTCCCTCCAGGAGCTGCTCCatggtaaaaaacaaacaaacaaaaagaacgTCACCTCCAGCTCTAGAGACCTGAACTCACAGGTATTGGACCTTGTTTACATGGGTGCACATTGTTTTATGATGAtattttgcaaaacaaacatttcccaCAATGTTTGGGTCTCATATCTGCATGTCAGCACCACTGTGGCTCATGAAGACAAAGGTATTTTAAAAACACCTTCTAAAGTGAAGATCTTATTAAAAGCTCTAGCTTCCGCAGACATGTAAAATGGACAGTTTAATGCGACACCTCAGTTCCTGCATGTCTGTTGCTGCTGTGTGCAATAAGCATGTGcttgaaacaacaacaacaacaatgaagaATACACTCactggtcactttattaggtacaccttgaTAGTACCATGTGGGACTGCctttgccttcagaactgccttaattcttctGGGCAGCGATTTGACAAGGAAACATTTCTCAGAGAGtcaccacatcccaaagatgCTCTGAtagattgagatctggtgactgtggaggccactggagtacagtgaactcgTTCTCATGTTCAagatggtggtggcagcatcgtgacgtgaagcatggtggtggcagcataacAATGTGGAGATACTTTTCAGttggtgtttttgttaaattaaatagTTTTTGTGCCTAAACCGAACCAGAAACTGAGAGAAAATCCCAAGTAAACAAGAGGAAACTTATTTCTTATTTCTGTCGTCATCGATccattttattcagaaaaattGGCACATGATGCTTCAAATGCCActgcccctccgggggcggaacagaagccggggactggagcccctccgggggcggaacaggaggcggtgcgtcgaccaccgcgggaacaggaggcggtgcgtcgaccaccgcgggaacaggaggcggtgcgtcgaccaccgcgggaactggaggcgagTGGCTGCCATGGGGAAGTGTGACGGAGCTGTCCAGGAAGTCCAGTATCTCCTTGGGTAGGCGGCAGGTTAGCTCGGGCCTCTGGGCTGCTAACCTGCGCGCCAAGACTTCCGTGCTCTCCTTGCCAGTCTCCTTCCACTCCCACCAGAGGTCGTTGACAGCATAAAAGAAAACGCTGT
It includes:
- the LOC110967245 gene encoding olfactory receptor 6N2-like; this encodes MNTEPNATCLTFGGHVEIDKYRYLYFTIMFTMYILIICSNSTIVCLIVIHRSLHKPMYVFIAALLLNSVFFSTVIYPKLLMDFLSEKQTISYRACLFQVFFFYVSACTEFLLLSAMAFDRYVSICKPLQYPTIMGRRTVNTLLVLAWLVPACHIAVPVVRNANLKLCSFTLKGIFCNNTVQSLPCANSRALLMYGAAVMFNVTLLPMLLILFTYAKILVVVYWSCGEVKKKAAQTCLPHLLVLINYSCLLIYDLIIVRMESDFSQTARFVMTLQIVIYNPLLNPIIYGLKMKEISKHLTLLFCQVKVS